CCCGACGCGAACGCGCGCCGCCGACCATCACGTTCTCCAGCGCGGTGAGCCGCGGGAACAGCCCGACGGCCTGCAGGGTGCGGGCCAGGCCGGCGTCGACCAGGCGGTCCGGACGGGGGTGGAAGGGCTGGTCGTCCCACTCCAGCGAGCCGGCGGTCGGGGCGACGAAGCCGCTGATGACGTTGAACAGGGTGGTCTTGCCGGCGCCGTTCGGGCCGATCACCCCGACGACGGAGCCGGGCAGCACGTCGAAGGACACGTCCTCGAGCGCCTGCAGGCCCCCGAAACGCACGCTCACCGCGCGTACGGCCAGTCCTGGCATGCGCACCGCCCTGTGCTTCCCGGTGGTGAATGGCTTCTCGGTGGTGAATGCAACAGATCGTCAAGGTGTTGCATGACCGTAGGACAGGTCCCGGGAGCGGGCAAGGGCGTCCGGCACGAACGATGCCGGAATGTTGCCTACCCGGCGGTGGATCGGCGCGGTTCGCGCCGATTGGCTCACCTTCGCCCACCTGCCGGCCTGCCCTGCCCGGAAACTGTCAGAGCCGGCCGCATACTCGCAAAGGACGGGACCGACCAGGAAGGGAACGGGCACCGATGCGGTTGTTGCACACCTCGGACTGGCACCTGGGCCGTACCCTGCACGGCGCGCCGCTGATCGAGCATCAACGCGGCTTCCTGTCCTGGCTGCAGGACGTGGCGGTGCGCGAGCAGGTGGCCGCGGTGCTGGTGGCCGGCGACGTGTACGACCGGGCCGTGCCACCGACCGACGCGGTGCGATTGCTCGACGACGCGCTGGCCGGGTTCGCGGCATCCGGTGTCCCTGTCCTGCTGACCAGCGGCAATCACGACTCGGCGATCCGGCTCGGATTCGGGCGCGCGCTCAACCGGGCGGCGGGCATCCACCTGCGCACCGACCTGAGCGGGCTCACCGATCCGCTGGTACTGCGCGACGACGCCGGCGAGCTCGCGGTCTACGGCATCCCGTACCTGCTGCCGGACGCGGTGATGGACGACCTCGGCACCGAGCGCACGCACGCCGCCGTGCTGGCCGCGGCGGTCGACCGGATCCGCGCCGACGCTCGCGCGCGCGAGATCTCGCGGGTGGTGGCGGTGGCGCACGCGTTCGTCACCGGGGGCACCGAGTCCGGCTCCGAACGCGACATCCGGGTCGGCGGCCTCGCCGACGCACCGGCCGCGGTCTTCGCCGGCCTCAGCTACACCGCGCTGGGGCACCTGCACGGCCCGCAGCAGGTGGCCGACCGGGTCCGCTACTCCGGTTCGCCGCTCGCCTTCTCCTTCGGCGAGCGGCAGCACGTCAAGTCGGTCACGCTGGTGGACATCGACGCCGCCGGCGCCGTGACGACCGAACTGCTCGCGACTCCGGTGCCGCGGCCGCTGCGCGAGGTGCGCGGCCGGCTGGCCGATCTGCTCGCCGACCCCGACCCGTCCCTCGCCGGCGCCTGGGTCAAGGCGGTGCTCACCGACCCGCAGCGTCCGCTGGCGCCGATGGAACGGCTGCGCGAGCGCTGGCCCCACACCCTGGTGCTCGACTTCGCGCCCGAGGGCATGCAGGTGGACACGGCCACCGACCTGCAACGGCTGTCCGAGGCGAGCGATCCGGTCGAGGTGTGCGCGCACTTCATGGAGTGGGTCGACGCCACCCGTCCGGACCGCGCCCAGCAGGACGAACTGCGCCGCACCGTCGAGGCCGTGCGCGCCCTGGAGGCCTCAGCATGAGGCTGCACGAGCTTCGGCTGCGGGCGTTCGGGCCGTTCGCCGACGAGCAGGTCGTCGACTTCGACCAGCTCGGTGCGTCCGGACTGTTCCTCCTCGACGGCCCGACCGGCGCCGGCAAGACCAGCGTGCTGGACGCGATCACGTTCGCGCTGTACGGGCCGGGGGAGCGGGGCGGCGACGGCCGGCTGCACTCGGACTTCGCGGCGGCCGGCGTCGAGCCGCGGGTGCAGCTGGAGTTCTCGATGCGCGGCAGCCGGCACCGGGTCACCCGGACGCCGGAGTACGCGCGGCCCAAGCACCGCGGCACCGGATTGACCAGGCAGGCGGCCACGGTCCACCTGGAGCGCCGCGAGGCGGGGCGCTGGGTGAGCCGTTCGAGCAACAAGGCCGAGGTCGCCGACCTGCTCGCCGACGAACTGCGCCTGACGCGCGACCAGTTCACCCAGGTGGTGCTGCTGCCGCAAGGGGAGTTCGCGCGCTTCCTGCGCGCCGACGACGACGAGCGGCGCACGGTGCTGACCAAGCTGTTCGGCACGCACCTCTACGACCAGATCACCGATGAGCTGGACCGGCGGCGGGCGGTCGCGGTCAAGGACCTGGACGCGTCCCGGCTGCGGGTGCGGGCGTGCGCGGCGGCAGCGGCCGAGGCGGCCGGGCTGGACGCCGTCGAGCGCGAGGCACTGATCGTCCTGCCCGACGCCGAGTTACGCACGCGGCTGAGCCGGATCGCCGCCGCGCTGCAGGCCGAGCAGGAGTACAGCGCGGGGCAGCGCGTCGAGCGGGACGCGGCACTCGACGCCGCCCGGCGCGAGCACGCCGAGTCGATCGCGCTGGCCGAGCGGGCCGACCGGTTGGTTGCCGCACGGGCCGCGCTGGCCGAGCACCGGCGCGGCAGGGCCGAGCACGAACGCCGCGTCCAGGCCCTCGCGGCGGCCCGGCGCGCCGAACCGGTGCGCGCGCTGCTCGAGGCGCTCGCCGACGCAGACGCCGACGCCGCGCGGGCGCGCGCCGCCGTCCTCGAGGTCGACCCGCACGTGTCCGGCGAGGTTCTCGCCGGCGCCGGCGGCGCGGCGTACGCACAGCTGGCCGCCGAGGCCGCGCGGGAGGCGGCCGAGCTGCAGCACCTCGTCGCCCGCGAGGCCGACGCGGAGGCAGCCCAGGCGGCGGTGGCCGCCGAGCTGGCCGCGTTCGAGCGGACCGGGCACGAGCTGGAGTCGAGGCAGGCCCGGGTGGCCGAGCTGCCCACTCGGGTAGCCGGCGCGTCACGACAGCTCGCCGCAGCGCGCGCGCGTTCGGACCGGGCCGGCTCGCTGCGGGCGTCGTGCGCCGAGTTGCAGGCGCGCCTGGACGCGACGCGGCAGCTGGCCGAGCTGGCGCCGCGGATCGAGCGTGCCCGGCGGGCCGACGACCGCGCACTCGCCGCCTACCGGACCGGACTGGCCGAGCACGTGCGGCTGCTGGAGGCGCGCGCGGCGGGGATTGCCGCCGAGCTCGCCGCCGGGCTGGTCGCCGGTGAGCCGTGTGCGGTGTGCGGGTCCCGTGAGCACCCGGCCGCTGCCACGGGGACCTCGCAGCCGGTCCGAGCCGAGGACGTCGCGGTAGCCGCCGCGGTGGCCGAGCGGGCCGGGAAGCAGCGGGAGAGCTGCGCCGCGACGCTCGCCCGGCTCGAACGCGACCAGGCCGCGGTCGCCGCGCTGGCCGGCACCGAGACCGCGGCGGAGCTCGCCGACCAGCTCGCGGCCGCGCAGGCGGCGCTGGCCGACGCCGAGTGCGCCGACGCCGAGGTCCAGCCGGGCGCCGAAGCTCTCGCCGCGCTCGAGGCCGAACAGTCCCGCTGCGCCGAGGAGCTCAGCGCGGCCGTGGCCCGGCACAGCGCCGCGGCGAGCCGCCTGCAGGCCGCGCAGAGCCGGCTGGCCGAGCAGACCGAGACCTTGGCCGCCGCCGCCGGGAGTTCGGCCAGCGTCGCCGACAAGCAGCGCGAGCTGGTCGAACTCGGCCGGCGCGGCGCGGCGCTCGCGGCGGCCGCTGACACGCTCGCCGCCGCGCTGGCCACCGCGCGGGCGGCCCGCACGCGCGCGGAGCACGAGTCGGCCGCCGGCGGGTTCGCCACCCTGGAGGCGGCAGCCGCCGCGGTCCGGACCACCACGCAGGCCGAAGAGCTGGCCGAGCACGTCGCGCGGTGGACGGCCGAGCAGGAGCGGCTTCAGGCGCGACTTGCCGAATGCGGCGATCTCGGCGGCGCCGACCCGGCCGAGGTCGCGGCACGTGCCCAGGCCGGTGGCCGGGCGCTCGAGGCCGCCCGGTCGGCGGCCGCGGCCGCAGCCGATCGTGCCGAGGTGGCGCGGCACGCGTGCGAGCGGTTCAGCTCCGCGCTGCGCGACGTCGAGCAGGCGCAGGACGAACTGCTCGCGCGAGATGAGCAGGCGGCGCCGGTGCTGTACCTGGCCAAGCTCACCAAGGGCATGACCGGGCAGCGCCGGGTAGCGCTCACCACCTACGTGCTGCGGCACTGGTTCGAGCGCGTGGTGCAGGCGGCCAACCAGCGGCTGGGCAGCATGTCCAGCGGGCGGTACGAGCTGGTCCGCGTCGACGAGGGCACGTCCAAGGGCGAGCGCACCGGCCTCACCCTGTGCGTGCTCGACCGGCACACCGGGGAGCGGCGCAGCACGCGTTCACTGTCCGGCGGCGAGACGTTCTACGCCTCGCTCGCGCTGGCGCTCGGGCTGGCCGACGTGGTGCGTGCCGAGGCCGGCGGCATCGACCTGGACACGCTGTTCATCGACGAGGGGTTCGGCACGCTCGACGCCGACACCCTGGAGGAGGTGATGTCGGTGATCGACGAGTTGCGTGACCGCGGCCGGGTCGTCGGCATCGTCAGCCACGTCGCCGAGCTGAAGGACCGCATCGCCGAGCGGGTCGAGGTGCGGCGCCGCCCCGACGGCAGCAGCTGGCTACGGGTCGTCGCCTGATTGTCGTCGCCTGATTGTCGTCGGCTGATTGTCGTCGGCTGATTGTCGTCGCGTCGCCGCGCGCCGGGCCGCCGCCCTCCGGGACCGAGCGACCAAGTCTCGACCTCTAGTCCAGGTCGTACCTGTCCTCATCCTCGTCGTCCGGCAGCTCCTGCTTCTGCTCCAGGACGTCGCCGTCCTCGGCCTCGAACGGAGCGGGGCGGTCGAAGTCGTCGACCAGATCGGCCTCGGCCTCGGCCAGGTCGGCGGGCCGGGTGGAAACGGTGTCCTCGGGGTCGGTCATCTCGTGCCTCCTGGCGGCAGTCGGGCTACCGGTTCCCACCGTACGAATCGGAATGCGCCGCGGCAATCGCGGCCAGCAGCGGTGCGGCGAGCTCACGCCTGCAGATGAGCAGATCGGGCAGGTACGGATGCGCGCTGTTGTAGACCAGCGGTGAGCCGTCGACGCGGCTCGCGTGCAGCCCGGCCGCCGCCGCGACGCCGACGGGGGCGGCCGAGTCCCATTCCCACTGGCCCCCCGCGTGCAGGTAGGCGGCCGCCTCGCCGCGCACGACGGCCATCGCCTTGGCGCCGGCCGAACCCATCGGCCGCAGTTCGGCACCGACCGCGGACGCGACGGCCGGTGCGAACTGCGGCGGCCGGCTGTCGCTGACCAGGATCACCGCGCGTTCCGCGGCGGGCCCGGCGTGGACGTCGTCGCTCGCGTAGACGGCCTCGAGCGCGGGCTGCGCGACGGCCGCATCGGTGATCTCGCCGGACCCACCGGAGCCGCGCTGCCAGAGCGCGACGTGCACCGCCCAGTCGGTCCTGCCGGTCAGGCCGTACTCGCGGGTGCCGTCGAGCGGGTCGATGATCCAGACCCGGTCGTGCGAGAGCCGGGCGGGGGAGTCCGCAGACTCCTCGGACAGGACGGCGTCGTCCGGTCGCTGCGCCGCGAGTTCGCGTAGCAGCAGCGCGTTCGACTCGCTGTCGCCGCGCTTGCCGAGTTCCTTACCGGTCAGCCCGCTGTCGGCCTGCAGCCTGAGCAGCAACTGCCCGGCCTGCTCGGCCAGCGTAGCCGCCAGCCGCGCGTCGCTGGTCACTGCCCGAGGCGTTCGACGCGGTCCAGGACGATGCCGGCGAGCGCGGCCGTGTCACCGTCGGCGGGGCGCAGCAGCAGGTCGGGGCTCTGCGGCGCCTCGTACGGGTCGTCGATGCCGGTGAAGCCGGTGATCTCCCCGGCTCGAGCCTTGGCGTACATGCCCTTCGGGTCGCGCTGCTCGCACACCTCCAGCGGGGTGTCCATGAACACCTCGAGGAACGGCAGCCCGGCCTGCTCGTGCGCGGCGCGCGCGGCGTCGCGGTCGGCGCGGTACGGCGAGACGAGTGAG
This genomic stretch from Jatrophihabitans cynanchi harbors:
- a CDS encoding exonuclease SbcCD subunit D, translated to MRLLHTSDWHLGRTLHGAPLIEHQRGFLSWLQDVAVREQVAAVLVAGDVYDRAVPPTDAVRLLDDALAGFAASGVPVLLTSGNHDSAIRLGFGRALNRAAGIHLRTDLSGLTDPLVLRDDAGELAVYGIPYLLPDAVMDDLGTERTHAAVLAAAVDRIRADARAREISRVVAVAHAFVTGGTESGSERDIRVGGLADAPAAVFAGLSYTALGHLHGPQQVADRVRYSGSPLAFSFGERQHVKSVTLVDIDAAGAVTTELLATPVPRPLREVRGRLADLLADPDPSLAGAWVKAVLTDPQRPLAPMERLRERWPHTLVLDFAPEGMQVDTATDLQRLSEASDPVEVCAHFMEWVDATRPDRAQQDELRRTVEAVRALEASA
- a CDS encoding AAA family ATPase, whose translation is MRLHELRLRAFGPFADEQVVDFDQLGASGLFLLDGPTGAGKTSVLDAITFALYGPGERGGDGRLHSDFAAAGVEPRVQLEFSMRGSRHRVTRTPEYARPKHRGTGLTRQAATVHLERREAGRWVSRSSNKAEVADLLADELRLTRDQFTQVVLLPQGEFARFLRADDDERRTVLTKLFGTHLYDQITDELDRRRAVAVKDLDASRLRVRACAAAAAEAAGLDAVEREALIVLPDAELRTRLSRIAAALQAEQEYSAGQRVERDAALDAARREHAESIALAERADRLVAARAALAEHRRGRAEHERRVQALAAARRAEPVRALLEALADADADAARARAAVLEVDPHVSGEVLAGAGGAAYAQLAAEAAREAAELQHLVAREADAEAAQAAVAAELAAFERTGHELESRQARVAELPTRVAGASRQLAAARARSDRAGSLRASCAELQARLDATRQLAELAPRIERARRADDRALAAYRTGLAEHVRLLEARAAGIAAELAAGLVAGEPCAVCGSREHPAAATGTSQPVRAEDVAVAAAVAERAGKQRESCAATLARLERDQAAVAALAGTETAAELADQLAAAQAALADAECADAEVQPGAEALAALEAEQSRCAEELSAAVARHSAAASRLQAAQSRLAEQTETLAAAAGSSASVADKQRELVELGRRGAALAAAADTLAAALATARAARTRAEHESAAGGFATLEAAAAAVRTTTQAEELAEHVARWTAEQERLQARLAECGDLGGADPAEVAARAQAGGRALEAARSAAAAAADRAEVARHACERFSSALRDVEQAQDELLARDEQAAPVLYLAKLTKGMTGQRRVALTTYVLRHWFERVVQAANQRLGSMSSGRYELVRVDEGTSKGERTGLTLCVLDRHTGERRSTRSLSGGETFYASLALALGLADVVRAEAGGIDLDTLFIDEGFGTLDADTLEEVMSVIDELRDRGRVVGIVSHVAELKDRIAERVEVRRRPDGSSWLRVVA
- a CDS encoding 3'(2'),5'-bisphosphate nucleotidase CysQ, encoding MTSDARLAATLAEQAGQLLLRLQADSGLTGKELGKRGDSESNALLLRELAAQRPDDAVLSEESADSPARLSHDRVWIIDPLDGTREYGLTGRTDWAVHVALWQRGSGGSGEITDAAVAQPALEAVYASDDVHAGPAAERAVILVSDSRPPQFAPAVASAVGAELRPMGSAGAKAMAVVRGEAAAYLHAGGQWEWDSAAPVGVAAAAGLHASRVDGSPLVYNSAHPYLPDLLICRRELAAPLLAAIAAAHSDSYGGNR